TTGCCCGCGTTCAGTTCCCGGGCGGTGGCGAGATGGTGCAGGGCGCGGCGGGGCAGGCCGAACCAGGTGAGCAGGCGCCCCAGGTTGTGGTGTGCCGTGGCCAGGGCCACCGGTACGGGACTGAGGGCCGCTTCCCTTTCGGCGAAGCGTTCCGCGGCGAAGAGACGCTGCAGCGCCAGCTCCATGTCGCCGTCCCGCAGGTACGCCGTCATTCCTTCGGTGACGAGGTCCACCACTCTCTGGTGGTCGGTGACCGGGCTGCCGTTCTCGCGTTCCCGCCGCAGCCGGGTGTAGTGCTCGGCTCCGGCGTCGTCGCCGCTGCGGCGGGCCGCCGCGGCCAGTGCTTCGTACTGGCCGGCGCGTCGTGGGCGATCGTCGAAGTGGTCCATGCCGATCCGCTGACTTCTTCCCGTGCGGGCGCGCTCGGCTTCGTCGGTGTCGGCCCACTGCTCGGCGGTCTTGAGGAGGTCGTACGCCTCGCTGTAGCGGCCCAGTTCCGTGTTGACCCCGGCAAGCTGTTCCAAGGCTTCGGCGAGACACCGGGCCTTGCCCCGGTCGTCGGGGTCTCCCTCAGGCCATGGGTCGTCGAGTGCCTCCGCGATCTGAACACCCCGGCGGGCGAGCAGCAGTGCCCGCTCCGGGTCGGTGCCCCTGGCCGACCATTGGTGGACCAGCACCGTGAGCCCGGTCAGTGCGGCGGGCCAGTGCTCGGGGCCGTCGTCCACGAGCCAGCGGGCGAAGTCCTCGTCGTCGGCGAGGCGGTCGAGCATGGAGCCGATGGCGGGCTGATCGCGCCTCAGGGATTCCTCCACCCGAGGGGGGAGGTCGGCTTCGATGCCGGGCCCCACGGCGAAGGCGGCGGTGGGGATGCCGGGCCGCGGGGTGGCGGTGTGCCGATGTTCCTCGGCGTGCGCGGAACCGGAAGGCGGAGCGGGCGGCGCCGGAGGTGCCGCACCGGCCGATGACGGAAGCTGTTCGAGGGCCTGCCTGGCCCCTCCGTAGTTCGGGTCGAGAGCGAGTGCGCGCAGGTAGCAGGAACGCGCTGCCTCCGTCGCGCTCGCGCCTCGCTCCGCGCGAAACGTGTCACCCAGGAATCGCCAGGCCATGGGCGTCTCCGCCACGGCCAGCGACTCCTGGAAGTACACCCGCGCCGAGGCCATGCACCCGATGACGAAGTACACGTCACCGAGTGCGAGGAGGGCCGTGTAGCTCTCGGGGTCGACGTCCAAGGCCCGCTGGTAGCAGCCGGCCGCCTCCGCGTACGCACGCCGTTGGAAGTGCTCTTCTCCCTGCTGGATGTGCTGTGCGGCCTCCCTGTGGGCACGGGTGGTCAGTGGCACTCCCAGGAGTCGCGCCACGGCGGCCGCCAACAGGGGTTCGCTCTCGGCCAGTTCGGCCAGCTGCTGGGCTCCGTCGGGGTTTCCCGCGATCATGGCCGCGAAGATCTGGGGCTTGATCTCTCCCGGAGGGAGCGTGCCCATGTCCGGAGAGATGGTCAGCCGCCCGTCCTCGAGACGTGCGAACGCCCGCTGCGCCGTGGGGGCTGCCGGTCCTCTGGTCGGCATCAGGTCACCGAGACCGGCGCCGGTCAGGCGTCTGAACTCGCTGTCCCACAACCCGGCTTCCGGAGAGCCTTCCTTCACGAGCAGGATGGTCAGTTCCTGGAGGATGCCCTCCTCGCCGGCGATCGGCGGATCCGACAGGCGGGATCGCAGAAGGGCGATCGCCTCATCCGCACGGTCGGTGCGAGAAAGAGCCTTCGCCACGGCGACCAGGCGCTCTCCGTCGTCAGGGTTCTCGGCGAGCAGTCCGTTGTGTATCCGAAGGGCCCGATCCACATCCCCTGCGTCGTCGAAGTGGTCCGCGAGTCGTTTCCGGAACGGCGCGGCCGGGGCCACCGGGACGATGAGCCGGTCTCCCACCACGGCCCAGGCCATGGCCCAATCGACGTCCCCGTCCGCGAGGCCACGCTGCAACTCGCCGAACCAGGCGTGGATCAGCGCCATGAGGGCACCTGCGGGACGTTGTTCCAGCCATGAATCAGCCAGGTCCGCCATCGCGTCCGGATCGGCGGTCTGCGTCATCTCCTCGACGACGTGGAATGCCTCGTAGCGCATGCTGAACGCCAGACGCACATCCGAGAGTCCCCCTCCCGTCCACGACTCCAGCGTGTCGAAGACCGGCCCGACCGCCTCCAAGATCCCGGGGAGGTCAGCACGGTGCGCCTCGGTTCCGCAGGTCACCATGCCCAACGACCCGAGCAGACAGGCGAGCCCGTCGTCCGCCTGCAGGCCTTGCTGTTCGGCAAGGGCGAATTTCCGATGGGCCTCGGCCCGGTCTCCCGCGGCATCCGCCTCGATGGCCCGCAACAAATGGGCCTGACCTGAGAACGTCTCTTTCACACGACGGGCTTCGTCCCACTCCGCCGAGGAGCCGACAGCCATCCCGGCGACGAACGATTCCAGTACAGCGGCCATCAAGTCCGCGTCCGACCGGGTGTTCCACGGATCCTCGCGGGTCGCACCATAGGCGAACGCGTTGATCACCAGCTCGGTGCGCTCCTCAACTCCAAGAGCTGCCAGGGCGTCCCGTCGCTCCCGGGGCGCCAGCATCGACAAGCGGCGGAGTTCCTGCTCGACCGTCGCGGGGTCCCCGCTCTCCCGCTCTCCGAACCGGCTGTACATGGAACGAGCCAGAACTTTCAGCATCGCATGACCGAGCACGACTCCCCCGCCCCGTGTTCTCCCCATGAACCCTCAGCAGTCTGCTCTCACAGACGAATGGGCCACGCGCGTAGTTCCCCCTCTGTTCTTCACGGTCCCTGCGTCCGGCCCGGAGGCCGACGCTCCCGTGGAACCGCCGGCGTCCGGGCACGTGGGACCGCCGGCCTCCGGCACGTGCGGCTGTCGGTGTGGGGACTGGGGTTACAGGCCGCCGGTGAACAGGAGCTTGTCGGGGGTGACGGCGCTGAGGTTCGTCAGCAGGCCCTTGGTGGAGTTGCCGTCGAGCCAGGCGCCGACCTCCGCCGGGTCCGCCGGTCGGGTGTTCCGCCTTGTAGAGCACGGCGACACCGATCACGTGCGGGGCGGCCATGGAGGTGCCGTTCTGGGCGACGGAGCCGCCGCCGATGCGCGCCGACACGACGTCCTGGCCGGGCGCGAAGAGATCGACGCACCGGCCGTGGTGGGAGAAGGACGCCTCCTCGTCCCGCGCATGCGGGCGGATGCGAACGCTGTCGCCGGGGCGGTGATAGCGAGGACCGTCAGGGCGGCGGTGGCGCTCACCAGAGCGAAACTGGTACGCGTGTTCAAACGGTGAGCGCATCATGCAGAGATGATCACTTTCTATGACATCTCGGATGATTACGGCGTATGCCGCGAATATTACTGAAATGCGCTTCACCGAAGTGGCTCCATCAGCCCGAACGGGGCACTCCGGGCTCTTCTCAGGGCTTGCGCCCGGTGCCGGACATCTCGTCGGAGCGGCCTGCGCGACGAGGTCCACCACCGGAAATGTGAGCCTCACTCCCCGCCGTATGCCATTGCCCGGGAAGCGACTTGCTCACCACGCGGGGCGCCGCGGACGGCCGGCACCCGCCTCCGGAGTCACTCCGCTCCGGGACTCCCGGCCGCGAGCCCGCGCCGGAGAGCGGGTGTCGTCGCACTCGCTCCTCACCTTTCGTTCACCTACATAAGGGTAAACACCGTTGCGATCTCGTTAAACGTTTACTTCTTGACGACAATGTGGCGGCCGAGTTGACTTCGTGCCACCTCGGCCGCAACGTCGCGGCCTCGTCAGGGAGGCAACCCCACATGAACGCGATGACGCGTCGCACCGTCATAGCCACGGCCACGGTCTCGATGGCCCTCTCGCTCGCCGCCTGCGGCCAGGCCAGCGGCGACGACGACAGCGGTGACAAGGGCAGCTCGACCAAGATCGGCCTGCTCCTTCCCGAGAACAAGACCTCGCGGTACGAGGCACTGGACAGACCCCAGTTCGAGAAGGCCGTCAAGGGCGCCTGTCTCGCCTGCGAGGTCGTGTACAACAACGCGGTCTCCGACGTCGTCAAGCAGAAGCAGCAGTTCGACCAGCTCGTCGCCGGCGGCGTGAGGGTCATCGCGCTCGACCCGGTCGACGCGACCAAGGCCGCCGGCTGGGTCAAGGATGCCAAGGCCAAGGGCGTCAAGGTCGTCGCGTACGACCGCGCGATCGAGGGCGCGGACGCCTACGTGAGCCACGACAACAACAGGGTCGGCGAGCTCCAGGGCGAGGCCCTCCTCGCCGCGCTGGGCCCCAAGGCCGACGACGCCGACATCGTGATGATCAACGGCGACGAGAAGGACCCGAACGCCGGCCTCTTCAAGTCCGGCGCGCACAACGCCCTCGACGGCAAGGTCGGCAAGATCGCCTACGAGGCCTCCGGCCAGTGGGACCCGAAGATCGCCGGCGAGAAGATGTCCGCCGCGATCTCCTCGGTCGGCAAGGACAGGATCGCCGCGGTCTACTCGGCCAACGACGGCATGGCCGGGGGAATCGTCACCGCCCTCGAGAACGCCGGCATCAAGGGCATCCCGGTGGGCGGCCAGGACGCCGAGATCGCGGGCATCCAGCGCATCGTCGCCGGTACCCAGACCTTCACCATCTACAAGAGCCCCCTGGAGCTCGCCCCCAAGGCCGCCGAGGTCGCGGTCGATCTGCTGATGGATCTGCCCCTCCGCGCCAGGACCGAGACCAACGGTGTCCCGTCGCACCTCCTCGACCCGGTGGTCGTCGACAAGACGAACATCCAGTCCACAGTCATCGAGGAGGGCATCTACACGGCCGCCGACATCTGCACCCCCGAACTCGCCGCCAAGTGCACCAAGCTCGGCCTCAAGTAACCCCCGGCCCACACCCGTAGGAACCAGGCCGTCAGCCCCCGCCGACGGCCCGCCGCCCTTGCGGCCCCGCTCCCCCGCCCTCGCGCACCGCCGACGCCTCCTCATGGCAGCCGCCACGGCCGGACTCGATGTCACAGTGGTGAGGTCTCGATACGGCGAAGGTGTGCCCGGAGCGGTCCGCCTCCCCTGCCTCCGGCCCTCGGCCGACCCGGAAGCCGCTGTCGGTCCGGGGGCCGGACGTGCTCGGTGTCGACGACGCCCTGGCCCTCCTCAGGCCGAGCACCCATCGCCAGCCCGAGCCGGCGGGCGGATCCTGACGGCGCCCCCTCCTGTGACCCCTGCCCGATGGTCGTTGAGGTAGCCGTCCAGGTCGCGGCCGTTCGCCGAGGCATGCTGTTCGAGGACGACAAGGGCCTCCTCAGGGCGTCCGGCGTCGGCGAGCAGCTCGGCGATGTGCGGCGCGGTGTACGAGGTGGCTCCCTCCGGGTGGGCAGGGGGTCATCGAACTCGTCGACGAACGCCGGCCCTCGCGAGGCGGAGAGCCGCGCCGTCCATGCCGTACGACAGGCGAAGGAGGAGACGGTCATGACCGCCGACAGCGCCAGGTACGGCAAGCCGTACGCCGAGACCGGGGCGCTTCCTCCGTCCTCCCGAATGGGCTGGTGCGGGGCGGTGGCGCTGGTCAGGGACGTAGGCCTGCGATCAGGGCAGAGGTGACGACGTGGTCGGCGGGGCCGGTGTTCCAGTTCGCGTTGATCGGACTGACGGCGATCCGTCCGGCGCTGACGGCCTCCAGGTCACCGCCCTTCGCGGGCGAGCGCAGGTCCACCCTCACCTCGGCCTTCCAGGTGCCGTCGCCGGAGTCGGTGAAGTCCGGTTCGAGGATCGTCTGCGCGTCCTGGAACGTGGTCGACACGCCCACGGCGGTGCCCCTGCCGTCGGTGCCGACGACGGGATGGTTCACGTTCAGACCGACACCCTTGGGCAGCAGCGGACCCGACTTCGCCCGTACACGGAGCCGGTCGATGAGCTTGACGGCGAAGTCGAGCGTCGGGCCCATCGCGTTGACGGTGGTGACCGGGTCGGGCACGGAGACGCCGCCTGTGCTCAGCGCGATGGCAGGAACGCCCGACTCCACGGCGACGACGGCGCCGCCGACCGTACCGGAGTGGGTGGCGAGCCCGGCGACGTTCGGCCCGAAGTTGGTGCCGGACACCACCAGGTCGGGAGCGTCGCCCCCGAACACCTCGGAGAGTCCGAAGGCCACCGAGTCTCCGGGGCTTCCGTCGACGGCCCAGACCTTCGGCTCGGGGTGCTTCACCGTGATCGTGGGGGCGCTCGACATCTTCGTACCCGCACCGCTCTGGTTGGTCAGCGGGGCGACGATGGTGACGTCGTGCCCGGCGGCGGTGAGCCGCTCGAACGCCGTGCGGATGCCGGGCGCGTTGTAGCCGTCGTCGTTGGTGAGCAGGATCCGCAGCGGGGCCACGTGCGGCCCGGGCCGCGCGGCCGTCGGGCCGGTCTGCGGCGAGGTGACGGTCGGTGCGACGGCGCCGGCGGGCGCGGTTCCGGAGAGGACCGCGGTGCAGAGGATCAGCATGGCCGGCGGCAGAACGCGCATGTGTCTCACAGGATGCTCCTTGGAAGAGGGAGGACAGGGTGCTGGTGGGGAGAGGGGAGGGGCGAAGGTGGTGGCGCTGATGTGACTGATGTAGCTGGTGCAGCTGTTGTGGCCAATGGGGGTGCTGGGGACAGGGCAGGTGGTGGGACTCGTAAGCCTTGTGCAGCAGCGAGGGTGGTTGACGAAGAACCGGCAGGCACCTGGCCCTCGGCATGCGCCCGCCCGCCGGAGCAAGGGCGCCCGGGCCGCGGCGGCGCCGACGATGACCGGCGCAGACAGCGGCCGGCGCGGGCGGCCGTCGGTGATGACCGGCGCCGGCAGCGACCGGCGCGGGCGGCCGTCGGCGCGGTCTGCTGCCGCACCCGATCCCGACTCCCACGAGCGGGAGGTCCGGGCGACCGCCGACACCGAGTGCAGGCGACGCGGGCTGCAGCGGCACGCGCAGCAGCCGACGCCGGCTACCGCCGACGCGAACCGGCCGGGGTCAGCGCACGCCGCGGATCGGGAGGATGGCGAGCGCGCCGATCAGCGACAGGGCGCCGCCTGCCAGGAAGAGCGGGGTGTACCCGCCCAGGCCGGTGACGATGGCGGAGGCGACGAACGGCGCGATGATCTGCGGCCCGGCGTTCGCGACGTTGAGGACGCCCATGTCCCGGGCCGCGTCCTGCGCCCGGGGCAGGACCAGGGTGACCAGCGCGGTGTCGACGGCCATGAAGCAACCGAAGGCGAGGCCGTTGAGGGCGCTGAACACGAGCATGCCGGTCCAGGTCGGGCTGGCGACGGGCACCACCATGACCAGTCCGGCCAGCGTGGCGGACACGCCGACGAACACCTTGCGGCGGTTCCAGCGGTCGGACAGTAGTCCGCCGACAACGGTGGACAGCGCCACAGCGACCATCGAGACCGGCGCGAGGATCGCCATCGCCGCGGGCGGGTTCAGCCCCGCGGGGAGCGCGATGAGGTCGTCCAGGATGTACAGCTGGTAGCCGACGACGGAGAAGTAGCCCAGGACCATCAGGGCGCGGCCGATGAAGGCCCATCGGAAGTCGTGGTTCGCCAACGCGGAGAGGAAGGCGGCGAGTTGGGTTCCCTTCCGGGTTTCCGCCGCGGGCTCGGCGCGAGGTGTGTCGCGCAGAGGACGGAGAGGAGCAGCGCGGCGACGGCGACGATCGCACCGAAGATCAGGTAGCCGGTGCGCAGTTGGTCCGTGGTCTGCGAGGCGATGAGGACGCCGGCGGTTCCGCCGATCGGCATGCCGAGGCCCACCAGCGCCGACGCCGTCCCGCGACGGGCCGCGGGGACGCGGTCCGGCACGATCGCGGTGACCGCCGCCTGGTACGTGTTCATCGTCGCCTGGACCAGACACCAGCCGATGCCGACGAGCAGCGCGGTGGAGACGTTCCCGAGGAAGGCCAGGGCGATCAGCGCACCGGTCGCGCCGCTCAGGATCCAGGGATTGCGGCGGCCGCTGCGGTCGGAGAGGGCGCCCGCAATCGGGTTGAAGGCCGTCGCGAAGATGGCGCTGATGCCGCCGATCAGGCCCAGGACGGCGACCTTGTCGTCGGGTGCGATCGCGGCGACCTGGGTGGGCAGGAGGACGGAGCCGACTCCCATGTAGACCGCCATCATCGCGGAGTTGGCGACCAGCAGCAGGGGCATGAGCCCGCGCTGGCGCGGAGCTTCCTGTTCCGAGGTGGTGGCGGTGTCACCGGTGGCGGTGTCACCAGTGGCAGTGATTCCGGTGGCGGTGTCACCGGTGGCAGTGATTCCGGTGGCGGCGGGCGGATCGATCGGATCGGTGAGCTCGTTCGTGGCCATGACGACTCCTGGGAGGACGGAGCGGGGAGGTGGGGTGCGGCGGAGCCGCATCGGGTGGGGTGCGAGCGGGTGAGGCACCGGTTCCGGGTACGCGGGTGGCGAGGGGCCGGATGAGGGGGACGTCGCGTGAGCGGTCGCGCGGGGCGACGGTGTCACCGAGCCGCCGCCGAAAATTGCGTCCGACACGATGTTGTTACACGTGTCACCCGCAGCGCTTGCACACTGTGTAGCACCCATCTTCAGCCTCGGCTAGGGCCTGCGACGGGTCGATGCGCAGATCGTGACAGAGGGGAGATGCGCACGTGGATCACGTGTAACCACGGCTCGGGCATGCTGACCAGGGCCATCGCGGCTCCCTGCCCTCTTGCCAATGCGCCAACGGTCACGCATCCGCAAGGCTCCGCGCCCATCGCGAGGACCTCATGGCCCGGACGCCACTCCGGCACGCAGGCCCTCGGCCCGCGTGTACGTGCAGGGTCCATGGGTCCACAGCCCTCCCCCGCACCCCTCGCCCGCCGTGCAACCCTCCGACCGGACGCCACCCGGGCCGCACCCCCTCCCGGTCGCACGAGCCTCCCGGAGCGCGACCTTCCGGCAGGACGCGCGCCTCTCCCCCACACCCTGTGACCGCCTCACCGCGTACCCCCACCGCTCCGGGCGGAAGACCGTGAAAGGCCCGCCATCTCGCGTACCTCCGACGCCCCCGTCTCTCGCGCCCCGCGCACCCTCCCCGGCCGCCACGTCACATCGGCACCACCACGCCGCACGCCCAACGCCGGAATCGCGCTCCTCGCCCTGTCCCTGCCGAGGGCTGCACACCCGCACCGGCGACCGCCCCTTCCTCCCGGGGCTCGACGACCGCTGGGCCGCTGTCGGGGAGCTTGCCCGTGACGCGTCGCCTGCACGGAACGGACACGTAGGGCCGGAGCCCGTGTCCCGTGGACCGCTCGCATGGATCGCGCGGCAGCCCCGCCACCTGCGCGGTCTAACTCGTGTAACCTCAGAGTGAACATCGGCACACCTCAGACACGAGCCGCGCAAGGAGCGTCACGGGACGTCATGGCAGAAGAAACCCCCGTCCCCGCCTCGATCACGAGCGCCGATGTGGCACGCCTCGCAGGTGTGTCACGGGCCACCGTCTCCTTCGTACTCAACAACACCCCGGGCCACCGCGTCAGCGAGAGCACGCGCGCCCGCGTCCTCGACGCGGCCGACCGGATCGGCTACGTCCCGCACGCCGCCGCCCGGTCGCTGCGCGCCGGACGTAGCAATCTCGTGCTCATGCCCGCGTCGATCTCCGCGATCGGCCGCCTCGTCAGCGACTGGGTCGACGACCTGCACGGCGAACTCGACCGTCACGGCTACACCGCCGTCCTCCACGCGGGTCGCTTCACCGACCCGGTGAACGCCGCCCGGGCCTGGGCCGAGCTGCGCCCCGCTGCGGTCGTCGCCCTCGACGGCGACCGGATCACCCGGCAGGCAGCCGAGTTGCTGCACCGGGCCGGGGTGCGCGGAGTGCTCGCCTTCGCGTCC
This sequence is a window from Streptomyces sp. NBC_00691. Protein-coding genes within it:
- a CDS encoding MFS transporter; translated protein: MATNELTDPIDPPAATGITATGDTATGITATGDTATGDTATTSEQEAPRQRGLMPLLLVANSAMMAVYMGVGSVLLPTQVAAIAPDDKVAVLGLIGGISAIFATAFNPIAGALSDRSGRRNPWILSGATGALIALAFLGNVSTALLVGIGWCLVQATMNTYQAAVTAIVPDRVPAARRGTASALVGLGMPIGGTAGVLIASQTTDQLRTGYLIFGAIVAVAALLLSVLCATHLAPSPRRKPGREPNSPPSSPRWRTTTSDGPSSAAP
- a CDS encoding CHAT domain-containing protein, with product MYSRFGERESGDPATVEQELRRLSMLAPRERRDALAALGVEERTELVINAFAYGATREDPWNTRSDADLMAAVLESFVAGMAVGSSAEWDEARRVKETFSGQAHLLRAIEADAAGDRAEAHRKFALAEQQGLQADDGLACLLGSLGMVTCGTEAHRADLPGILEAVGPVFDTLESWTGGGLSDVRLAFSMRYEAFHVVEEMTQTADPDAMADLADSWLEQRPAGALMALIHAWFGELQRGLADGDVDWAMAWAVVGDRLIVPVAPAAPFRKRLADHFDDAGDVDRALRIHNGLLAENPDDGERLVAVAKALSRTDRADEAIALLRSRLSDPPIAGEEGILQELTILLVKEGSPEAGLWDSEFRRLTGAGLGDLMPTRGPAAPTAQRAFARLEDGRLTISPDMGTLPPGEIKPQIFAAMIAGNPDGAQQLAELAESEPLLAAAVARLLGVPLTTRAHREAAQHIQQGEEHFQRRAYAEAAGCYQRALDVDPESYTALLALGDVYFVIGCMASARVYFQESLAVAETPMAWRFLGDTFRAERGASATEAARSCYLRALALDPNYGGARQALEQLPSSAGAAPPAPPAPPSGSAHAEEHRHTATPRPGIPTAAFAVGPGIEADLPPRVEESLRRDQPAIGSMLDRLADDEDFARWLVDDGPEHWPAALTGLTVLVHQWSARGTDPERALLLARRGVQIAEALDDPWPEGDPDDRGKARCLAEALEQLAGVNTELGRYSEAYDLLKTAEQWADTDEAERARTGRSQRIGMDHFDDRPRRAGQYEALAAAARRSGDDAGAEHYTRLRRERENGSPVTDHQRVVDLVTEGMTAYLRDGDMELALQRLFAAERFAEREAALSPVPVALATAHHNLGRLLTWFGLPRRALHHLATARELNAGNANRLATDWIATAQILERWPHLGHDTLAYEQVLALSSVPGTIGEPLFWAPRGEPTARTGRRIVAVERAWDVIMPMARSAWEYGELYTATDVLELGTGLADLVRAAQPDPDLRMRIQDERVTVFELLTRYRLERASRSDGDPESHVIAAYTASERKRSRALLDTMSTARLRAPVGVPPPLLDREAELLSARTEVERGGAVDWTRHHVLTGELTTLWARMAECGAEAAEYAAIRQADVLTPADVISELAGESAVVASYAILDDGQIVVFTIGAETGLRVAHIDADGPRMLGFIEDHFGSAGQVREMAEDMPGLFQHVLAPLVAPLTAVASPGQTLLICPTGALHHVPFHALSVDGFPTLLDRNPIGRLPTVSLLRTMNHRPPGTGTDAVVLGDPGLDLPYARTEAVALGSRLGTVPLLGDTATREEVLLRVPNTSVFHAACHAHFDADDPLSSGLILAGGVLTARDILQQDWHSVRLAVLSACETGVSRTSRTDETLGLSRSLLFAGVRSLVMSLWRVPDSTTAAIMGDFHDLTLGGAAPAHALRAAMLAARDRAGDERIDRWAAFCLLGDWRAPTRPTPRDGG
- the surE gene encoding 5'/3'-nucleotidase SurE, which gives rise to MRVLPPAMLILCTAVLSGTAPAGAVAPTVTSPQTGPTAARPGPHVAPLRILLTNDDGYNAPGIRTAFERLTAAGHDVTIVAPLTNQSGAGTKMSSAPTITVKHPEPKVWAVDGSPGDSVAFGLSEVFGGDAPDLVVSGTNFGPNVAGLATHSGTVGGAVVAVESGVPAIALSTGGVSVPDPVTTVNAMGPTLDFAVKLIDRLRVRAKSGPLLPKGVGLNVNHPVVGTDGRGTAVGVSTTFQDAQTILEPDFTDSGDGTWKAEVRVDLRSPAKGGDLEAVSAGRIAVSPINANWNTGPADHVVTSALIAGLRP
- a CDS encoding sugar ABC transporter substrate-binding protein, with protein sequence MNAMTRRTVIATATVSMALSLAACGQASGDDDSGDKGSSTKIGLLLPENKTSRYEALDRPQFEKAVKGACLACEVVYNNAVSDVVKQKQQFDQLVAGGVRVIALDPVDATKAAGWVKDAKAKGVKVVAYDRAIEGADAYVSHDNNRVGELQGEALLAALGPKADDADIVMINGDEKDPNAGLFKSGAHNALDGKVGKIAYEASGQWDPKIAGEKMSAAISSVGKDRIAAVYSANDGMAGGIVTALENAGIKGIPVGGQDAEIAGIQRIVAGTQTFTIYKSPLELAPKAAEVAVDLLMDLPLRARTETNGVPSHLLDPVVVDKTNIQSTVIEEGIYTAADICTPELAAKCTKLGLK
- a CDS encoding MFS transporter, whose product is MANHDFRWAFIGRALMVLGYFSVVGYQLYILDDLIALPAGLNPPAAMAILAPVSMVAVALSTVVGGLLSDRWNRRKVFVGVSATLAGLVMVVPVASPTWTGMLVFSALNGLAFGCFMAVDTALVTLVLPRAQDAARDMGVLNVANAGPQIIAPFVASAIVTGLGGYTPLFLAGGALSLIGALAILPIRGVR